A window of Halomonas sp. GFAJ-1 contains these coding sequences:
- a CDS encoding maleylacetoacetate isomerase: MTTLYGYFRSSAAYRVRIALNLKGLAYDQTPVNLVKGEQRGDEQLARNPQGMVPSLGLDDGVVLNQSLAICEYLDEVYPAPALLPADALARARVRSLAQLVACDTHPLNNLRVLKYLVGELGADDNAKLTWYRHWVTEGFTALEAALAGGANTGDFCHGDTPTLADICLIPQVYNAERFECDLSAYPTIQRIAANCRALPAFANAAPEAQPDAN, encoded by the coding sequence ATGACGACGCTTTACGGCTACTTCCGCTCGTCGGCTGCGTATCGGGTGCGCATCGCCTTAAACCTCAAGGGTCTAGCCTACGACCAGACCCCCGTCAATCTGGTGAAAGGCGAGCAACGGGGTGACGAGCAATTGGCGCGCAACCCGCAGGGGATGGTGCCAAGCTTGGGGCTAGATGACGGTGTAGTGCTCAACCAGTCACTGGCGATCTGCGAGTACCTTGACGAGGTGTACCCAGCTCCCGCGCTGCTGCCGGCTGACGCCTTAGCGCGCGCGCGGGTGCGTAGCCTTGCGCAGTTAGTCGCTTGCGACACTCACCCGCTCAACAACCTGCGGGTACTCAAGTACCTGGTGGGTGAGCTGGGAGCGGACGACAACGCCAAGCTTACCTGGTACCGCCACTGGGTTACCGAGGGATTTACCGCTCTGGAAGCAGCGCTTGCAGGTGGCGCCAATACCGGCGATTTTTGCCATGGCGACACCCCAACGCTTGCGGATATCTGCCTGATACCCCAGGTGTATAACGCAGAACGCTTCGAGTGCGATTTATCAGCCTACCCGACGATCCAGCGCATCGCTGCCAATTGTCGTGCGCTGCCAGCCTTTGCAAACGCCGCACCGGAGGCACAGCCTGACGCTAACTGA
- a CDS encoding Bcr/CflA family drug resistance efflux transporter, with protein MLKLPSTATIVALAALTALGPLATDMYLPAMPAMAQALNTGPDQIQLTLSLYMAGFALAQLLCGPISDRFGRRPVMIAGLSLFLAASLLCAWAPTVEWLLAGRFLQAFGGAAGPVLARAAVRDIHGPIEAGRILAYMASTMALAPALAPVGGAVLLLFFGWESVFVVLALYAAVMLAVLILMLPEPLAKERRQSVHPRAILANFRLLLSQRAFIGYTLVNAAAFSGLFAYLSGSSFVLIEYMGVAPTLYGVLFTLIVVGFFIGTLASGRYSHRLGRDRLITLGSVVCAIGGGIMAGLAVVGIHLPWAVVGPQMVFMLGVGILMPQTMAGALAPNPQCAGAASSLFGFLQMTIAAVVGGLVGQFHDGSSRTMALTIGLMGLLTLLSHWLLVRRRKEA; from the coding sequence GTGCTAAAGCTGCCCTCTACCGCCACTATCGTGGCCCTGGCCGCACTAACGGCGCTCGGCCCGCTAGCGACGGATATGTACTTACCCGCCATGCCCGCCATGGCACAAGCGCTGAATACCGGCCCAGACCAAATCCAGCTAACCCTTAGCCTCTATATGGCTGGATTCGCCCTGGCTCAACTATTATGCGGCCCAATCTCTGACCGCTTTGGCCGCCGCCCAGTGATGATCGCAGGCCTCTCGCTGTTTCTCGCGGCAAGCCTACTCTGCGCCTGGGCACCAACCGTCGAATGGCTGCTGGCTGGACGCTTCTTGCAGGCCTTCGGCGGTGCTGCTGGCCCGGTGCTAGCAAGGGCCGCAGTGCGCGACATCCACGGGCCTATCGAAGCAGGCCGCATCCTCGCCTATATGGCGAGCACCATGGCGCTCGCCCCTGCCCTGGCTCCTGTTGGGGGTGCGGTATTGCTGCTGTTCTTTGGCTGGGAATCAGTGTTCGTGGTGCTGGCACTTTATGCGGCGGTGATGCTGGCGGTGCTGATACTGATGCTGCCCGAACCGCTAGCGAAGGAGCGGCGGCAGTCGGTTCACCCAAGGGCGATACTCGCTAACTTTCGCCTACTACTAAGCCAGCGCGCCTTTATTGGCTACACCTTGGTGAATGCGGCCGCTTTTTCCGGGCTGTTCGCTTACCTTTCGGGCTCCTCCTTTGTACTCATCGAGTATATGGGTGTCGCCCCTACCCTTTATGGCGTGCTGTTCACGCTGATTGTCGTGGGCTTTTTTATTGGAACGCTGGCCAGCGGCCGATATAGCCACCGCCTGGGGCGTGATCGCCTTATCACCCTGGGCAGCGTGGTCTGCGCGATAGGCGGAGGAATCATGGCGGGCTTGGCCGTGGTGGGCATTCATCTCCCCTGGGCAGTCGTGGGGCCGCAGATGGTATTCATGCTGGGCGTCGGCATTCTGATGCCGCAAACAATGGCCGGGGCGCTCGCGCCCAACCCACAGTGTGCCGGTGCGGCATCTTCTTTATTTGGTTTCCTGCAAATGACGATTGCCGCTGTGGTAGGTGGATTAGTTGGGCAATTCCACGACGGCAGCTCCCGCACCATGGCCTTGACGATAGGGCTGATGGGGCTGCTCACCTTGCTAAGCCACTGGCTGCTGGTACGCCGCCGAAAAGAGGCGTAG